One Streptomyces sp. NBC_00554 DNA segment encodes these proteins:
- a CDS encoding sensor histidine kinase codes for MMTMRLTRLWAAGAGRSHSCRPSCGHACRKGRHGWAQRHLASAEQRTHPDGNQDAGPPEADAGWPKGDAGYLADDAPAPGSIRLQLNALQALCRQAFAVRGAAIAIGAPVAMANATDGPPRYAVLAAAVLGVMGSYAMLRDWDRFGPRLLAHPTLMAVDLTFGAVLLLTASPASPLAYATVCTPLLAGLLYGWRGSGIFTGLQLIVLLTVYRAWAHHPGAGANTLLIAGFCIGAGIIGVTLRNLMFRFGTASQALSEATSRLAVAEAVESERARLAREMHDSVAKTLHGLALAAEALAASADASDPKALEALKGQATTVAGAARRAAAESRALLSDLRSHTDLLSELTIRTADFESHTQISTSLNHKGGRCPPLPDTTAHHLLAIVSEALENAHRHADAKRVTIELDASETDLTVRVQDDGRGLPGATTLQDATKTGHFGLLGMSERAATLNARIHLGRSPQGGTEVAVTLPLALPATPCAPHPPQQEAAHA; via the coding sequence ATGATGACTATGAGGCTGACGCGGCTGTGGGCCGCGGGCGCCGGCCGCAGTCACAGCTGCCGTCCCAGCTGTGGGCATGCGTGCCGCAAGGGGCGGCACGGGTGGGCACAGCGGCACCTCGCAAGCGCCGAGCAGCGCACCCACCCCGACGGTAACCAGGACGCCGGGCCCCCGGAAGCAGACGCGGGCTGGCCCAAGGGCGACGCCGGTTACCTCGCAGACGACGCCCCCGCCCCCGGCAGCATCCGCCTCCAACTGAACGCCCTACAGGCCCTATGCCGCCAGGCCTTCGCAGTACGCGGGGCAGCCATAGCGATAGGCGCCCCCGTTGCGATGGCCAACGCCACGGACGGCCCACCCCGCTACGCCGTACTGGCCGCGGCGGTCCTCGGCGTCATGGGCTCGTACGCCATGCTCCGAGACTGGGACCGCTTCGGCCCCCGCCTCCTGGCCCACCCCACCCTCATGGCCGTGGACCTCACCTTCGGCGCGGTCCTCCTCCTGACCGCCTCCCCGGCCTCCCCCCTCGCCTACGCGACGGTCTGCACCCCGCTCCTGGCGGGCCTCCTGTACGGCTGGCGCGGCTCGGGCATCTTCACGGGCCTGCAGCTGATCGTCCTCCTCACCGTGTACAGAGCCTGGGCACACCACCCCGGAGCAGGCGCCAACACCCTCCTCATCGCAGGCTTCTGCATCGGCGCCGGCATCATCGGCGTCACCCTCCGCAACCTGATGTTCCGCTTCGGTACGGCCAGCCAGGCACTCTCCGAGGCGACCTCCCGCCTCGCCGTCGCGGAGGCGGTGGAGTCCGAACGAGCCCGCCTGGCCCGCGAGATGCACGACTCGGTGGCGAAGACTCTCCACGGCCTGGCCCTGGCGGCGGAGGCGCTTGCGGCATCGGCGGACGCCTCGGACCCGAAGGCGCTGGAGGCGCTCAAGGGCCAGGCGACAACGGTGGCGGGCGCGGCGCGCAGAGCGGCGGCGGAGTCCCGCGCACTCCTGTCGGACCTGCGCAGCCACACTGACCTCCTCTCCGAACTCACCATCCGCACGGCCGACTTCGAGTCACACACGCAGATCAGTACATCCCTGAACCACAAGGGTGGCCGCTGCCCGCCCCTCCCCGACACCACCGCCCACCACCTCCTGGCGATCGTGTCCGAGGCCCTGGAGAACGCCCACCGCCACGCGGACGCGAAGCGGGTGACGATCGAACTGGACGCCTCCGAGACCGATCTCACGGTCCGCGTCCAGGACGACGGCCGAGGCCTGCCCGGGGCCACCACCCTTCAAGACGCAACGAAAACCGGCCACTTCGGCCTGCTGGGCATGTCGGAACGGGCCGCCACCCTCAACGCCCGCATCCACCTGGGCCGATCCCCCCAGGGAGGCACAGAGGTAGCCGTAACGCTCCCTCTGGCCCTCCCCGCGACGCCCTGCGCACCCCACCCCCCTCAACAGGAGGCCGCACATGCCTGA
- a CDS encoding DUF5936 domain-containing protein gives MLTLLLALLMAASVAGVLLGIRMIRADAKLPSDLVLALEVGGTRVSKADSAVDRLGMRFAPSVLRLMGPRRVDAKRRRIDMAGNPGGLTLNRYAARRAVYGIFGVVLGFVFLSNGQLFLAALTFAFGVVAADALIWQAVRERKEVIDRTLPDFLDVLAVVVSAGLGFRQALDRVAEKYEGPWADELRITLRQMDVGVSRRQAFDELRKRNSSEQVAQFVSALQQGEELGSPIADTLIQLANDMRRTDAQNARRRAAKTIPKATMVTLVFMLPATMILIATGMFLGSGTDFGSILGR, from the coding sequence TTGCTGACGCTGCTGCTCGCTCTCCTCATGGCCGCCTCGGTCGCGGGCGTCCTCCTGGGCATCCGCATGATCCGCGCCGACGCCAAACTGCCCTCCGACCTCGTGCTCGCCCTGGAGGTCGGCGGAACCCGCGTCTCCAAGGCGGACTCGGCCGTCGACCGCCTCGGCATGCGCTTCGCGCCCTCGGTCCTGCGCCTGATGGGCCCCCGCCGGGTCGACGCCAAGCGCCGCCGTATCGACATGGCGGGCAACCCCGGCGGCCTGACCCTCAACCGCTACGCGGCCCGCCGGGCGGTGTACGGCATCTTCGGCGTCGTACTCGGCTTCGTCTTCCTCTCCAACGGCCAACTCTTCCTCGCCGCTCTGACCTTCGCCTTCGGCGTGGTGGCCGCCGACGCCCTCATCTGGCAGGCCGTCCGGGAACGCAAGGAGGTCATCGACCGCACCCTCCCCGACTTCCTCGACGTCCTCGCGGTCGTCGTCTCGGCGGGCCTCGGCTTCCGCCAGGCCCTGGACCGCGTCGCCGAGAAGTACGAGGGCCCCTGGGCGGACGAACTGCGCATCACGCTCCGCCAGATGGACGTGGGCGTCAGCCGCCGCCAGGCCTTCGACGAACTCCGCAAACGCAACTCCTCCGAACAGGTCGCCCAGTTCGTCTCGGCCCTCCAACAGGGCGAGGAACTCGGCTCCCCCATCGCCGACACCCTCATCCAGCTCGCCAACGACATGCGCCGAACAGACGCCCAGAACGCCCGCCGCCGCGCCGCGAAAACCATCCCCAAGGCCACGATGGTCACCCTCGTCTTCATGCTCCCCGCGACAATGATCCTGATCGCAACAGGCATGTTCCTGGGCTCGGGCACCGACTTCGGCTCGATCTTGGGCCGATGA
- a CDS encoding type II secretion system F family protein codes for MNNNPALLALGATILCGTLAVAGIHSYASGRAQRQALVDRLAGAGPLRTAAGRVRRFAGIDRRVRRTSIGRSIHLRLSATGLDVTAGEFFTYVTAVVVALWLIAAATLAPFFGPIAALLGVWSAAFFLNWQRQKRIEAFIAQLPDVARLLANATAAGLALRTALAMAAEELEAPAGEELAHVADQLTMGRTVEDALAELSERLPSRELIVLVTTLVLANKAGGSVVSSLRNLTQTLEDRKETRREVRTMLSEVNATAFTVPFLGIGSLVLINSSNEGALARVTGSPLGQGLVLLSLGLYAVGFFVIRRLGKIEV; via the coding sequence ATGAACAACAACCCCGCCCTGCTCGCCCTCGGCGCGACGATCCTGTGCGGCACACTCGCCGTCGCGGGCATCCACTCGTACGCCTCCGGACGCGCCCAGCGCCAGGCACTGGTCGACCGTCTCGCCGGCGCCGGCCCCCTCCGCACGGCGGCAGGCCGGGTACGCCGCTTCGCGGGCATCGACCGCCGGGTCCGCCGCACCAGCATCGGCCGCTCGATCCACCTGCGCCTGTCGGCGACGGGACTCGACGTGACGGCGGGGGAGTTCTTCACGTACGTCACCGCCGTCGTCGTGGCGCTGTGGCTGATCGCGGCGGCGACCCTGGCCCCCTTCTTCGGCCCGATCGCCGCCCTCCTGGGCGTCTGGAGCGCGGCCTTCTTCCTCAACTGGCAGCGCCAGAAACGCATCGAGGCCTTCATCGCCCAACTCCCCGACGTGGCCCGCCTGCTGGCGAACGCGACGGCGGCCGGACTGGCGCTGCGGACGGCCCTGGCGATGGCGGCGGAGGAGCTGGAAGCCCCGGCGGGCGAGGAACTCGCGCACGTGGCCGACCAGTTGACGATGGGCAGGACCGTCGAGGACGCCCTCGCCGAACTCTCCGAACGCCTCCCGTCCCGCGAACTGATCGTCCTGGTCACGACTTTGGTGCTCGCCAACAAGGCAGGCGGATCGGTCGTCAGCTCCCTCCGGAACCTCACCCAGACCCTGGAGGACCGCAAGGAGACCCGCCGCGAGGTCCGCACGATGCTCTCCGAGGTCAACGCCACCGCCTTCACGGTCCCGTTCCTGGGCATCGGCTCACTCGTGCTGATCAACTCCTCGAACGAAGGAGCCCTGGCCCGGGTCACCGGCTCCCCGCTCGGCCAGGGCCTGGTCCTGCTGTCCCTGGGCCTCTACGCCGTCGGCTTCTTCGTCATCCGCCGCCTCGGCAAGATCGAAGTATGA
- a CDS encoding CpaF family protein, whose product MSLRSRIAAPDEGGPAREDGHLVAVYRSKLLEEIDLAEMSSLAAAERRVRLERVLGHIISREGPVLSSAERSQLIRRVVDEALGLGVLEPLLADASITEIMVNGPDSIFVERAGRVEQLPLRFASNEQLMQTIERIVSTVNRRVDESNPMVDARLPTGERVNVIIPPLALTGPTLTIRRFPRAYTLPELIGLGTLDEQMLMLLAAFVRARFNVIVSGGTGSGKTTLLNALSGLIPSHERIITIEDSAELQLQQEHVIRLESRPPNVEGKGQITIRDLVRNSLRMRPDRIIVGEVRGGETLDMLQAMSTGHDGSLATVHSNSAEDALMRLQTLGSMSEVQIPFEALKDQINSAVEVVVQLSRHADGSRKVTEIALLVSHGREQFRIAPVTRFVPRPVGPDRVVRGHFEHLPLPRSIAEKLYVANEPLPPAFGVAEAIDVLNTRQAIG is encoded by the coding sequence ATGAGTCTGCGTTCCCGTATCGCCGCCCCCGACGAGGGGGGACCCGCCCGTGAGGACGGACACCTCGTCGCCGTCTACCGTTCGAAGCTGCTCGAAGAGATCGACCTCGCCGAGATGTCGAGCCTGGCGGCGGCCGAACGCCGGGTACGCCTGGAGCGCGTCCTCGGCCACATCATCAGCCGCGAGGGCCCGGTTCTCTCCTCCGCGGAACGCTCCCAGCTGATCCGCCGAGTTGTCGACGAGGCGCTCGGACTCGGCGTCCTCGAACCGCTCCTGGCCGACGCGTCGATCACCGAGATCATGGTCAACGGCCCGGACTCGATCTTCGTGGAGCGAGCGGGGCGCGTGGAGCAGCTCCCGCTCCGCTTCGCCTCCAACGAGCAGTTGATGCAGACCATCGAGCGGATCGTCTCCACCGTCAACAGGCGGGTCGACGAGTCGAACCCGATGGTCGACGCCCGCCTCCCCACCGGCGAGCGCGTCAACGTCATCATCCCGCCGCTCGCCCTCACCGGACCGACCCTCACGATCCGCCGCTTCCCCCGCGCCTACACCCTGCCCGAGCTGATCGGCCTCGGCACCCTCGACGAGCAGATGCTCATGCTCCTCGCGGCCTTCGTACGCGCCCGCTTCAACGTCATCGTCAGCGGCGGCACGGGCAGCGGCAAGACGACCCTGCTGAACGCTCTCTCCGGGCTCATCCCGTCCCACGAACGCATCATCACCATCGAGGACTCGGCCGAACTCCAGCTCCAGCAGGAGCACGTCATCCGCCTCGAATCCCGGCCCCCGAACGTCGAGGGCAAGGGCCAGATCACCATCCGCGACCTGGTCCGCAACTCGCTGCGCATGCGCCCGGACCGCATCATCGTCGGTGAGGTCCGCGGCGGTGAGACCCTCGACATGCTCCAGGCCATGTCGACGGGCCACGACGGTTCGCTCGCCACGGTCCACTCGAACTCCGCCGAGGACGCGCTGATGCGCCTCCAGACCCTCGGCTCGATGTCCGAGGTCCAGATCCCCTTCGAGGCCCTGAAGGACCAGATCAACTCGGCCGTCGAGGTCGTCGTGCAGCTCTCCCGCCACGCCGACGGCTCCCGCAAGGTCACCGAGATCGCCCTGCTGGTTTCGCACGGCCGCGAACAGTTCCGCATCGCTCCCGTCACCCGCTTCGTCCCCCGCCCCGTAGGCCCCGACCGGGTCGTTCGCGGCCACTTCGAGCACCTCCCGCTCCCGCGCTCCATCGCGGAGAAGCTGTACGTCGCCAACGAACCGCTGCCACCGGCCTTCGGAGTGGCCGAGGCGATCGACGTACTGAACACGAGGCAGGCCATCGGATGA
- a CDS encoding TadE/TadG family type IV pilus assembly protein, with the protein MRPGLRDLRHRLRDDHGVSILEFTGFLPILLVVGMAAIQLGLIGYGINQAGTGARAAARVASQGGDGAAAGQAAVSGWLNPAVAAPEGPDLTTATVTVQVPAVIPLFNPVTVSRSATMPTDD; encoded by the coding sequence TTGAGGCCTGGGCTCCGAGACCTGAGGCATCGGCTACGGGACGACCACGGCGTCTCCATCCTGGAGTTCACCGGGTTCCTGCCCATCCTGCTCGTCGTCGGCATGGCCGCCATCCAGCTGGGCCTCATCGGGTACGGCATCAACCAGGCCGGCACCGGGGCGCGAGCCGCCGCGCGGGTCGCCTCGCAGGGCGGGGACGGCGCGGCGGCCGGTCAGGCCGCGGTGAGCGGCTGGCTCAACCCGGCCGTGGCGGCTCCCGAAGGCCCCGACCTCACCACCGCCACCGTCACCGTCCAAGTCCCCGCCGTCATACCTCTCTTCAACCCCGTGACGGTCTCCCGCAGCGCCACCATGCCCACCGACGACTGA
- a CDS encoding CpaE family protein translates to MTIRILPAVGDIDSARALTTLLSQLADAEPAPPVPDSTALLDSLARLAGESLDELPEVVLVHERIGPVPALDLIRDLVMRFPAVGVVLVTADTGNGVLTAAMDSGARGIIGLPLAYDSLAERVQAAAAWSLGMRRHLVSGTPELYAGPGGTIVTVTGAKGGVGATVTAVQLALAARASGRDVALVDLDLQSGDVASYLDVQFRRSIADLAGISDINPRVLQDAVYTHDTGLGLLLAPSEGERGEEVTDRVARQVLATLRSRNDVVIVDCGSQMNSATAAAIEMADQALLLVTPDVIAVRAAKRMIRMWDRLQIRKAEETTTVVNRFARGTEIQPSLVEKVTGTKVARSAVPAAFKELQSVVDAGRLQDLDARSTVKQALWALAGELGLVVAQEGGGGGRRRKSSPSDRGALALRRKGGDRGAVTLEFAGMFPLLLVVMTILWQCVLYGYSYSLAGNAADEAARAATAAYAVDGDVGGACQAAGSEHLPGAWDGAQIGCAPAGSLMRATVSVQVPLFFPGFDAGWSVSGEAGAALEGDGG, encoded by the coding sequence ATGACCATCCGTATCCTCCCGGCCGTCGGAGACATCGACTCGGCCCGCGCGCTCACCACACTGCTGAGCCAGCTCGCGGACGCCGAACCGGCCCCGCCGGTCCCCGACTCGACCGCTCTCCTCGACTCCCTCGCGCGTCTCGCGGGGGAGTCCCTGGACGAGCTGCCCGAGGTCGTCCTCGTCCACGAACGAATAGGCCCCGTACCGGCGTTGGACCTGATCCGGGACCTGGTGATGCGTTTCCCGGCGGTCGGCGTCGTCCTCGTCACCGCCGACACCGGCAACGGCGTACTCACCGCCGCCATGGACTCAGGCGCCCGCGGCATCATCGGCCTGCCGCTGGCCTACGACTCCCTCGCGGAGCGCGTCCAGGCGGCCGCCGCGTGGTCGCTCGGCATGCGCCGCCACCTGGTCAGCGGCACACCGGAGCTGTACGCGGGCCCCGGCGGCACGATCGTCACGGTGACCGGCGCGAAGGGCGGCGTGGGCGCGACGGTGACGGCCGTCCAACTCGCCCTCGCCGCACGGGCGTCGGGGCGTGACGTGGCCCTGGTCGACCTGGACCTCCAGTCCGGTGACGTGGCCTCCTACCTCGACGTCCAGTTCCGCAGGTCGATCGCCGACCTCGCCGGGATCAGCGACATCAACCCCCGCGTACTCCAGGACGCCGTCTACACCCACGACACCGGCCTCGGCCTGCTCCTCGCCCCCTCGGAGGGCGAACGCGGCGAGGAGGTCACCGACCGGGTGGCCCGCCAGGTCCTGGCCACCCTGCGCTCCCGCAACGACGTCGTGATCGTCGACTGCGGATCCCAGATGAACTCCGCGACCGCCGCCGCCATCGAGATGGCCGACCAGGCCCTCCTGCTCGTCACCCCCGACGTGATCGCCGTCCGCGCCGCCAAACGCATGATCCGCATGTGGGACCGCCTCCAGATCCGCAAGGCCGAGGAGACGACGACCGTCGTCAACCGCTTCGCCCGCGGCACGGAGATCCAGCCGTCCCTCGTCGAGAAGGTCACCGGCACGAAGGTCGCCCGCTCCGCCGTACCCGCCGCCTTCAAGGAACTCCAGTCGGTGGTCGACGCCGGCCGCCTCCAGGACCTGGACGCCCGCTCCACGGTGAAACAGGCGCTGTGGGCACTGGCCGGCGAGCTGGGACTGGTCGTCGCCCAGGAGGGCGGAGGAGGCGGCAGGCGCCGTAAGTCCTCACCCTCGGACCGCGGAGCGCTGGCACTCCGCCGCAAGGGCGGCGACCGGGGGGCCGTGACCCTCGAATTCGCCGGGATGTTCCCGCTGTTGCTCGTCGTGATGACCATCCTCTGGCAGTGCGTGCTGTACGGCTACTCGTACTCCCTCGCCGGGAACGCGGCGGACGAGGCGGCCCGGGCTGCGACGGCGGCGTACGCGGTCGACGGCGATGTGGGCGGTGCGTGCCAGGCGGCGGGGAGCGAGCATCTGCCGGGGGCCTGGGACGGCGCCCAGATCGGGTGTGCCCCCGCCGGCTCGCTGATGAGGGCCACCGTCAGCGTCCAAGTACCGCTGTTCTTCCCGGGGTTCGACGCGGGGTGGAGCGTGAGCGGGGAAGCGGGCGCGGCGTTGGAGGGTGATGGCGGATGA
- the cpaB gene encoding Flp pilus assembly protein CpaB, which produces MNSRQRRGVILLVLSALCAIGAFAGVLSVIRDVNSKVGPEVAAYRLKDDIAPYKELSADQFEKVEMPERWLSSTAVTDLSQIRGKIAVTRLEKGSLLQADMIVDRPALEAGQQEIAILIDASTGVAGKINPGSRVNIYATFEAEGDTGVDQSKVIVVNARVIDVGKLTALDPGQSTAERSRTATQAVPITFALGTVDAQRVAYAESFAEHVRLALVAGGADSTVAPGDRTYTLDEDK; this is translated from the coding sequence ATGAACTCACGCCAGCGCCGCGGCGTCATCCTGCTGGTCCTCTCGGCCCTGTGCGCCATCGGTGCCTTCGCCGGAGTGCTCTCGGTGATCCGTGACGTGAACTCCAAGGTCGGCCCGGAGGTCGCGGCGTACCGCCTGAAGGACGACATCGCGCCCTACAAGGAGCTGTCGGCCGACCAGTTCGAGAAGGTCGAGATGCCCGAGCGGTGGCTGTCGTCCACGGCCGTCACCGACCTCTCCCAGATCCGCGGCAAGATCGCGGTCACCCGGCTGGAGAAGGGCTCCCTGCTCCAGGCCGACATGATCGTGGACCGGCCCGCGCTGGAGGCGGGCCAGCAGGAGATCGCGATCCTGATCGACGCGTCGACGGGGGTCGCGGGCAAGATCAACCCGGGTTCGCGGGTCAACATCTACGCCACCTTCGAGGCCGAGGGCGACACGGGCGTCGACCAGTCCAAGGTCATCGTGGTGAACGCCCGGGTCATCGACGTCGGCAAGCTCACCGCGCTCGACCCGGGCCAGTCCACGGCCGAACGCAGCCGGACCGCCACCCAGGCCGTCCCCATCACCTTCGCGCTCGGCACCGTCGACGCCCAACGCGTCGCGTACGCCGAGTCGTTCGCCGAACACGTCCGGCTGGCCCTGGTCGCGGGCGGCGCGGACAGCACCGTCGCTCCCGGCGACCGCACGTACACCCTCGACGAGGACAAGTAG
- a CDS encoding chitinase, whose product MPGRRRTWAGLLAAAVTASFLTVAGLATDAEAADINNAKNAGYESGLTNWTCSAGSGTTVTSPVHGGAAALKGTPAGQDNAKCTQAVAVKPNSTYTLSAWVQGGYSYLGVTGTGTTDVSTWTPDSAAWKQLTTTFTTGSSTSSVTVYTHGWYGQAAYYADDLSVFGPDGGGGSDPAPTIPAAPAGLAVSSTSSSSVSLAWNTVSGATGYNVYQGSTKVQSVTGASATVSSLAASTSYTFQVTATNSAGESAKSAAVTGTTTATGGGGGTLPKHAVTGYWQNFNNGATVQRISAVQSQYDIIAVSFADATTTPGAVTFNLDSAGLGGYTVDQFKADIAAKKAAGKKVIISIGGQNGTVTINDSTSATNFANSVYSLMTTYGFDGVDIDLENGLNATYMSQALRSLSSKAGSSLIITMAPQTIDMQSTSNAYFQTALNIKDILTVVNMQYYNSGSMLGCDGKVYSQGSVDFLTALACIQLEGGLAPSQVGLGLPASTSGAGSGYVSPTIVNNALDCLAKGTGCGTFKPSRTYPDLRGAMTWSTNWDATAGNAWSNAVGPHVHALP is encoded by the coding sequence ATGCCCGGACGCAGACGCACTTGGGCGGGACTCCTCGCCGCCGCCGTCACCGCCTCCTTCCTCACCGTCGCCGGGCTCGCCACCGACGCCGAGGCCGCGGACATCAACAACGCCAAGAACGCCGGCTACGAGTCGGGCCTGACCAACTGGACGTGTTCCGCCGGCAGCGGTACGACCGTCACCTCGCCGGTGCACGGCGGCGCGGCCGCGCTGAAGGGCACGCCGGCCGGGCAGGACAACGCCAAGTGCACCCAGGCCGTCGCCGTCAAGCCCAACTCGACGTACACGCTGAGCGCCTGGGTGCAGGGCGGGTACTCCTACCTCGGCGTGACCGGCACGGGTACGACGGACGTGTCGACCTGGACGCCCGACTCCGCCGCCTGGAAGCAGCTGACGACCACCTTCACCACCGGCTCCTCGACGAGCTCGGTGACGGTGTACACGCACGGCTGGTACGGGCAGGCCGCCTACTATGCCGACGACCTCTCGGTGTTCGGCCCGGACGGCGGCGGTGGCAGCGACCCGGCCCCGACGATCCCCGCGGCCCCGGCCGGTCTGGCCGTCTCCTCCACGTCCTCGTCCTCCGTGTCCCTCGCCTGGAACACGGTCTCGGGCGCGACCGGCTACAACGTCTACCAGGGCAGCACGAAGGTCCAGTCGGTGACTGGCGCCTCGGCGACCGTGTCCTCGCTGGCCGCCTCGACCTCGTACACCTTCCAGGTCACCGCGACGAACTCGGCCGGTGAGTCGGCGAAGTCGGCGGCGGTCACCGGTACGACGACCGCGACCGGCGGCGGGGGCGGCACGCTGCCGAAGCACGCCGTGACCGGCTACTGGCAGAACTTCAACAACGGCGCGACGGTCCAGCGGATCTCCGCCGTCCAGTCCCAGTACGACATCATCGCGGTCTCCTTCGCCGACGCCACGACGACGCCGGGCGCGGTCACCTTCAACCTCGACTCGGCCGGGCTCGGCGGCTACACCGTCGACCAGTTCAAGGCGGACATCGCCGCCAAGAAGGCCGCGGGCAAGAAGGTCATCATCTCCATCGGCGGCCAGAACGGCACGGTGACGATCAACGACTCGACGTCCGCGACGAACTTCGCCAACTCCGTCTACTCGCTGATGACGACGTACGGCTTCGACGGCGTCGACATCGACCTGGAGAACGGTCTCAACGCGACGTACATGTCGCAGGCGCTGAGGTCCCTGTCCAGCAAGGCGGGCTCCTCGCTCATCATCACGATGGCCCCGCAGACGATCGACATGCAGTCCACGTCCAACGCCTACTTCCAGACGGCGCTGAACATCAAGGACATCCTGACCGTCGTCAACATGCAGTACTACAACAGCGGTTCGATGCTCGGCTGCGACGGCAAGGTGTACTCGCAGGGCTCGGTCGACTTCCTGACCGCGCTGGCCTGCATCCAGCTGGAGGGCGGCCTCGCCCCGTCCCAGGTGGGCCTCGGCCTCCCCGCCTCCACCAGCGGCGCGGGCAGCGGCTATGTCTCCCCGACGATCGTGAACAACGCCCTCGACTGCCTCGCCAAGGGCACGGGCTGCGGCACCTTCAAGCCGTCCAGGACCTACCCGGACCTGCGCGGCGCGATGACCTGGTCGACGAACTGGGACGCCACGGCGGGCAACGCGTGGTCGAACGCGGTCGGGCCGCACGTGCACGCGCTGCCGTAG
- a CDS encoding SigE family RNA polymerase sigma factor, with the protein MRQGRAEGYQEFAAARAGHMYRSACLLTGGDTHLAEDLVQETLGRLYVSWGRVSRADNPAGYAQTVLTRTFLAHQRRRSSRERATDTLPDVPDPHSADADMPLRLTLVEALGRLSAKDRAVVVLRYWEDRSIEETADAMNVSSAAVRTRCVRALARLRVLLGDALGEYAKS; encoded by the coding sequence ATGAGACAGGGCCGGGCCGAGGGGTATCAGGAGTTCGCGGCGGCACGTGCGGGGCACATGTACCGCTCCGCGTGTCTGCTCACCGGTGGGGACACCCATCTCGCCGAGGACCTGGTGCAGGAGACACTCGGCCGGCTGTACGTCAGCTGGGGCCGGGTCTCGCGGGCCGACAACCCCGCGGGGTACGCCCAGACCGTCCTCACCCGTACGTTCCTCGCGCACCAGCGGCGCCGCAGCAGCAGGGAGCGTGCCACCGACACGCTCCCCGACGTCCCCGACCCGCACTCGGCCGACGCCGACATGCCCCTGCGGCTGACCCTGGTCGAGGCGCTCGGCCGGCTGTCCGCCAAGGACCGGGCGGTGGTCGTCCTGCGCTACTGGGAGGACCGCAGCATCGAGGAGACCGCCGACGCGATGAACGTCAGCTCGGCCGCGGTACGCACCCGCTGCGTCCGCGCCCTCGCCCGGCTGCGTGTCCTGCTCGGCGACGCCCTCGGCGAGTACGCCAAGTCCTGA